One window of Garciella nitratireducens DSM 15102 genomic DNA carries:
- a CDS encoding MBL fold metallo-hydrolase: MKLTVLGCYGPYPIKGGSCSGYLIEEDQSKILLDCGNGVFSNYQKNFSLEDLDAIILSHLHPDHISDIFILRYALEFRKKSIKIFAPNNPHEEFIRLFHKSYEISIIDSKKSFKIGNMMIHFEKMNHVVPDYAICIEANGKKLVYSGDTSYTQKLIDFSKNADFLLCEAGVLEKDLVNTPPHLSPEQAVEIGERANAKRIMLTHFYPEYSLKMYKEEIGKKEIEYAEEMKTVII, translated from the coding sequence ATGAAGCTTACTGTATTAGGATGTTATGGACCATATCCAATAAAAGGAGGAAGTTGTTCAGGATATTTAATAGAAGAGGATCAGAGTAAAATTTTATTAGATTGTGGAAATGGAGTATTTTCTAATTATCAAAAAAATTTTTCATTAGAGGATTTGGATGCCATTATTTTAAGTCATCTCCATCCAGATCATATTTCTGATATTTTTATTTTAAGATATGCACTAGAATTCAGAAAAAAATCTATAAAGATTTTTGCTCCCAATAATCCTCATGAAGAATTCATAAGATTATTTCATAAATCTTATGAAATAAGTATTATAGATTCTAAAAAGTCTTTTAAAATAGGAAATATGATGATTCATTTTGAAAAAATGAATCATGTAGTGCCAGACTATGCTATTTGTATAGAAGCGAATGGGAAAAAATTGGTATATAGTGGAGATACCAGTTACACACAAAAGTTAATAGATTTTTCTAAAAATGCTGATTTCTTACTATGCGAAGCTGGTGTATTAGAGAAAGATCTTGTAAATACTCCTCCCCATTTATCTCCAGAACAGGCAGTAGAAATTGGAGAAAGAGCTAATGCTAAGAGAATTATGCTTACTCATTTTTATCCTGAATATAGTTTAAAAATGTACAAAGAAGAGATAGGAAAAAAAGAAATTGAGTATGCTGAGGAGATGAAAACTGTTATTATCTAA